From Pseudoleptotrichia goodfellowii, a single genomic window includes:
- a CDS encoding Tex family protein, which yields MDILKNVATELNLKVSQIENTMNLFDEGATVPFIARYRKEVTGNLDEEQIREVIEKVTYYRNLEKRKEEVLRLIEEQGKLTEELKTSIVNAVKLQEVEDLYLPYKKKKKTKADIAKDQGLEPLSIFALLPDTTFDSLKVEAEKYITEEVPSVEAAIEGVHLIIAQNISEDPKIREFLRERIAKYGILTSKVIEKNKAEDVKGVYQDYYDHSELIEKMASNRVLASNRGEKEKILKVDIDIDEKTEEFIMNFILKSFGNKNLTDFYKEIIRDSLDRLAYPSIKNEVRNIYTEKAEEEAINIFSENLEKLLLQPPLAKKTLMGLDPGYRTGCKMVIINKDGFYETNDVLYLVEEMHNSRQLREAKEKILNYIDKYDVDIIAIGNGTASRETESFVAKIIKEAEKKVSYLIVSEAGASVYSASKLAIEEFPDLDVTARGAISIARRIQDPMAELVKIDPKSIGVGMYQHDVNQKKLNETLEQTIEHVVNNVGVNINTASWALLSFVSGIKKNVAKNLVDYRHENGDFKDRKQLKKVKGLGDKAFEQMAGFIVVPDSDNPLDNTIIHPESYHIAETVLKEAGCKVSDLKENLNEVRQKLKTINLDKIIKENDFGTQTAKDVYDALLKDRRDPRDEFEKPLLRSDILNMDDLKEGMILEGTVRNVAKFGVFVDIGLKNDALIHISQLSDKFVADPTKIMSVGKIIKAKILSVDKERARVSLTIKGI from the coding sequence TTGGATATATTGAAAAATGTTGCAACGGAGCTTAATTTAAAAGTTTCTCAAATAGAAAATACGATGAATCTTTTTGATGAAGGAGCGACAGTTCCGTTTATCGCCCGTTACAGAAAAGAAGTTACGGGAAATCTGGATGAAGAGCAGATAAGAGAAGTAATTGAAAAAGTTACATATTACAGAAATTTGGAAAAAAGAAAAGAAGAAGTCTTAAGATTGATAGAAGAACAGGGGAAATTAACCGAAGAATTGAAAACGAGTATAGTCAATGCCGTGAAGTTACAGGAAGTCGAGGATTTATATCTTCCTTATAAAAAGAAGAAAAAAACAAAAGCGGATATTGCGAAAGATCAGGGATTGGAGCCTTTGTCCATATTTGCACTGCTTCCTGACACGACTTTCGATTCACTTAAAGTGGAGGCTGAAAAATATATTACAGAAGAAGTTCCGAGTGTGGAAGCTGCCATTGAGGGAGTTCATCTGATAATTGCACAGAATATATCCGAAGATCCGAAAATAAGGGAATTTTTGAGAGAAAGAATAGCTAAATACGGAATTTTGACTTCAAAAGTTATAGAAAAAAACAAAGCCGAAGATGTAAAAGGTGTTTATCAGGATTATTACGATCATTCGGAACTTATAGAAAAAATGGCATCAAACAGGGTTTTGGCATCAAATAGAGGAGAAAAAGAGAAAATCTTAAAAGTCGATATTGATATAGATGAAAAAACCGAAGAATTTATAATGAATTTTATTTTAAAATCTTTCGGGAATAAAAATTTGACTGATTTTTATAAAGAAATTATAAGAGATTCGTTGGACAGGCTTGCTTATCCGTCTATTAAAAATGAAGTGAGAAATATTTATACGGAAAAGGCTGAAGAAGAAGCGATAAATATATTCTCTGAAAATTTGGAAAAATTACTGTTGCAGCCTCCTTTAGCGAAAAAAACATTGATGGGACTGGATCCGGGATACAGAACAGGCTGTAAAATGGTCATAATAAATAAAGACGGATTTTACGAAACAAATGATGTACTTTATTTAGTCGAAGAAATGCACAATTCCAGACAGTTGAGAGAAGCAAAAGAAAAAATATTGAACTATATTGATAAATATGATGTGGATATAATAGCCATAGGAAACGGAACAGCTTCCAGAGAAACAGAAAGTTTTGTAGCGAAAATAATAAAAGAAGCAGAGAAGAAAGTTTCCTATCTGATAGTAAGTGAAGCAGGAGCTTCGGTTTACTCAGCATCAAAACTTGCCATAGAAGAATTTCCGGATTTGGACGTTACAGCAAGGGGGGCTATCTCCATTGCAAGAAGAATACAGGATCCTATGGCGGAACTTGTAAAAATAGATCCGAAGTCCATAGGTGTGGGAATGTATCAGCATGATGTAAATCAAAAAAAACTGAACGAAACATTGGAACAGACAATAGAACACGTGGTTAATAACGTGGGAGTTAATATAAATACGGCTTCGTGGGCCTTACTAAGTTTTGTGTCGGGAATTAAGAAAAATGTAGCTAAAAATCTGGTAGATTATAGACATGAAAATGGTGATTTTAAAGACAGAAAACAGCTTAAAAAAGTGAAAGGATTGGGAGATAAGGCTTTTGAGCAAATGGCAGGGTTTATAGTAGTACCTGACAGTGACAATCCTCTTGATAATACGATCATTCACCCTGAATCTTATCATATTGCCGAAACTGTCCTGAAAGAAGCAGGTTGTAAAGTTTCGGATTTGAAAGAAAACCTGAATGAAGTAAGACAAAAGCTGAAAACGATAAATCTGGATAAAATTATAAAAGAAAATGATTTCGGAACTCAAACTGCAAAAGATGTGTATGATGCTCTGTTAAAAGACAGAAGAGATCCGAGAGATGAATTTGAAAAACCTTTATTGAGATCGGATATACTTAATATGGACGATTTGAAAGAAGGAATGATACTTGAGGGAACGGTAAGAAACGTAGCGAAATTCGGAGTTTTTGTGGATATAGGGCTTAAAAATGACGCACTAATACATATATCCCAGTTATCTGATAAGTTTGTAGCGGATCCTACGAAAATAATGTCTGTAGGGAAAATAATAAAAGCAAAAATTTTATCCGTTGATAAGGAAAGAGCAAGAGTATCGTTGACAATAAAAGGGATATAA
- the trxA gene encoding thioredoxin translates to MSKVVHYAGEDFQTETLVQNGVTLVDFFATWCGPCQMLGPVLDELSNSADYKIVKVDVDQANELAAQFGVRSVPTMVIFKDGQPVETLVGFTTQDEIDKKVQSHK, encoded by the coding sequence ATGAGTAAAGTAGTACATTACGCAGGAGAAGATTTTCAGACAGAAACATTGGTGCAAAACGGAGTTACATTGGTAGACTTTTTTGCAACATGGTGTGGACCTTGCCAAATGTTGGGACCTGTATTGGATGAGTTGTCGAACAGTGCTGATTATAAAATAGTGAAAGTGGATGTAGATCAGGCAAATGAACTGGCCGCTCAATTCGGAGTAAGAAGTGTGCCTACAATGGTAATATTTAAAGATGGACAACCTGTAGAAACTCTTGTAGGATTTACGACACAGGATGAAATTGATAAAAAAGTTCAGTCACATAAATAA
- a CDS encoding N-glycosylase/DNA lyase, with protein MTKKDKFEKKLNKELHEEIVKIYKKIKKDIDKAIKGYKKAWNGSEKEVFAEVAFCILTPQSKAKNAWQAITNLVNNGLLFEGQPEEIAEYLNIVRFKNNKSRYLAELRELMTVDGKLQPKKILSDKGNTLEKREWIFKNIKGMGMKEANHVLRNLGFGDEIAILDRHILRNLVQLNIIDEIPKSITEKKYYEIEEKMKEYSEYSEITMGELDLVLWYKEAGEVFK; from the coding sequence TTGACAAAAAAAGATAAATTTGAAAAAAAACTGAATAAGGAACTTCACGAAGAAATAGTGAAGATATATAAAAAGATAAAAAAGGATATTGATAAGGCGATAAAAGGATACAAAAAAGCATGGAACGGAAGTGAAAAGGAAGTTTTTGCGGAAGTGGCATTTTGTATATTGACACCTCAGTCTAAAGCGAAAAATGCCTGGCAGGCAATTACAAATCTTGTAAATAACGGATTGCTTTTTGAGGGTCAGCCTGAAGAAATTGCGGAATATTTGAATATTGTAAGGTTTAAAAATAACAAATCACGATATTTAGCCGAGCTTAGAGAGCTTATGACTGTAGACGGGAAACTTCAGCCGAAGAAAATCCTTTCGGACAAAGGGAATACCCTTGAAAAAAGAGAATGGATATTTAAAAATATAAAAGGAATGGGCATGAAGGAAGCGAATCATGTTTTACGAAATCTCGGTTTCGGAGATGAAATAGCCATATTGGACAGACATATTTTGAGAAATCTTGTTCAGTTAAATATAATTGATGAAATTCCCAAATCCATAACTGAAAAGAAATATTATGAGATAGAAGAAAAAATGAAAGAATATTCCGAATATTCAGAAATTACAATGGGAGAACTGGACCTTGTATTATGGTACAAAGAAGCAGGAGAAGTTTTTAAATAA
- a CDS encoding alpha/beta hydrolase fold domain-containing protein: protein MSLLSDIAVPVAKLVNAKRGNEKAMENPRRDTDFFNRNNFDKSFQTDEEFIDGFQVITVKTEKSLNRHVIFLHGGGYVLRAVRSHKNIVERMVKKYNLKVTFVDYPLAPEDTADKAHDVLMKAYRSVAEKNREDDFYFFGDSAGGGLALAFLQVARDEKIVPFPKKTVLMSPWLDVSMTNEEIKDFEEKDPLLPVHSLIKAGKQFAGNMDVKSPLVSPIYGNMDNLGGIMLLFGTNEVLYPDCMKLSDMLDTAFGTTVELYVGENLCHDWILAPLKETDEALDAIGKFYLE from the coding sequence ATGAGTTTGTTGTCAGATATAGCAGTGCCCGTAGCAAAGCTTGTGAATGCAAAAAGAGGTAATGAAAAGGCTATGGAAAATCCGAGGAGAGATACGGATTTTTTTAACAGAAATAATTTTGATAAAAGTTTTCAGACAGATGAAGAGTTTATTGACGGATTTCAGGTGATAACTGTAAAAACTGAAAAGTCTCTAAACAGACATGTCATATTTCTTCACGGAGGAGGATATGTACTGAGAGCGGTGAGAAGCCATAAAAATATTGTGGAAAGAATGGTAAAAAAATATAATCTGAAAGTTACTTTTGTAGATTATCCTCTGGCACCTGAAGATACTGCCGATAAAGCTCATGATGTTTTGATGAAAGCATATAGAAGTGTTGCGGAGAAGAACAGAGAAGACGATTTTTATTTTTTCGGTGATTCGGCAGGCGGAGGATTGGCATTGGCATTTTTACAGGTGGCAAGAGATGAGAAAATAGTTCCGTTTCCTAAAAAAACCGTGCTGATGTCGCCGTGGCTTGATGTTTCCATGACTAATGAAGAAATAAAAGACTTTGAAGAAAAGGATCCTTTATTGCCTGTGCACAGCTTGATAAAGGCGGGAAAACAGTTTGCTGGGAATATGGATGTAAAATCGCCTCTTGTATCGCCTATTTACGGTAATATGGATAATCTGGGAGGAATAATGCTGCTTTTCGGAACTAATGAAGTTCTTTATCCTGACTGTATGAAATTAAGCGATATGCTTGATACTGCTTTCGGCACGACAGTTGAACTGTATGTAGGAGAAAATCTTTGTCATGACTGGATTCTTGCTCCTTTAAAAGAAACCGACGAGGCTCTTGATGCTATAGGGAAATTTTATTTGGAATAA
- a CDS encoding YifB family Mg chelatase-like AAA ATPase, whose product MAISVLSCSYLGIESYIVEAEVDISNGLPIFNIVGMGDLAIIESKERIRSCFKNIGLEFPVKRVLVNLSPADIRKKGSHFDLPIFLGILANTGKITNIENFKNYLILGEISLNGNIKPIRGAINAAILAKEKEMKGVIIPVENYNEAKLISGVEIIPVKTIKEAVGFINGKIGREELYENVEKSGKNSAEDKENQKEIVDFSDVKGQFLAKRALEIAAAGGHNIFLMGDPGSGKSMLAKRFITILPDMIEKEIIETTKIYSVSGMLSAMEPVIMKRPFRAPHHSATQTALVGGSTRVGEITLALNGVFFMDELGEFGIKTLEALRQPLEDGSITISRANLIVTYPVNNIMIAASNPTPGGFFPDDPQCKDSLRDIKNYQKKFSGPLLDRIDLYVEMRRLKKEELFSDTLSEPSEKIKERVIKARNIQKKRFSSELLNAKMSRKQISEYCKINDATKEVFEKAVDELKLSVRMYDKILKISRTIADLEDSESIETEHLLEALNYRKK is encoded by the coding sequence GTGGCTATAAGTGTTCTTAGTTGCAGTTATTTGGGGATTGAGTCTTATATTGTGGAAGCGGAAGTCGATATATCCAACGGACTTCCTATTTTTAATATTGTAGGAATGGGAGATCTGGCAATAATTGAAAGTAAAGAGAGAATAAGAAGCTGTTTTAAAAATATAGGGCTTGAATTTCCTGTGAAAAGAGTGCTGGTAAATTTGTCACCGGCTGACATAAGGAAAAAAGGAAGTCACTTTGATTTGCCTATATTTTTAGGTATACTTGCAAATACAGGAAAAATAACGAATATAGAAAATTTTAAAAATTATCTTATTTTGGGAGAAATATCTCTTAACGGAAATATAAAGCCTATAAGAGGAGCTATAAATGCTGCGATTCTGGCAAAAGAAAAAGAAATGAAAGGAGTTATAATTCCTGTAGAAAACTATAATGAGGCAAAGCTTATTTCAGGAGTGGAAATAATCCCTGTAAAAACGATAAAAGAAGCTGTTGGCTTTATTAACGGGAAAATCGGTAGAGAAGAACTGTATGAAAATGTAGAGAAGTCAGGTAAAAATAGTGCCGAAGATAAAGAAAATCAGAAAGAAATTGTGGATTTTTCCGATGTAAAGGGACAGTTTTTGGCTAAAAGAGCACTGGAAATAGCTGCTGCAGGAGGACACAATATATTTTTAATGGGAGATCCCGGTTCGGGGAAATCTATGCTTGCAAAGAGATTTATAACGATTTTGCCTGACATGATCGAAAAAGAAATAATAGAAACTACGAAAATATACAGTGTATCGGGAATGCTTTCAGCGATGGAGCCTGTCATTATGAAAAGACCATTCAGAGCTCCTCATCACTCGGCAACTCAGACTGCCCTTGTAGGCGGATCGACAAGAGTGGGAGAAATAACATTGGCTTTAAACGGAGTTTTTTTCATGGACGAGTTGGGAGAATTCGGGATAAAAACTCTTGAGGCTTTAAGACAACCTCTTGAAGACGGGAGCATTACAATATCGAGAGCAAATCTTATTGTGACTTACCCTGTGAATAATATAATGATAGCCGCATCAAATCCGACACCCGGGGGATTCTTTCCCGACGATCCTCAATGTAAAGACAGTTTGAGAGATATAAAAAATTATCAGAAAAAGTTTTCGGGACCTCTTTTGGATAGGATAGATTTATATGTGGAAATGAGAAGACTGAAAAAGGAGGAGCTGTTTAGCGATACTTTATCAGAGCCGTCAGAAAAAATAAAAGAAAGAGTTATAAAAGCAAGAAATATTCAGAAGAAAAGATTTAGCTCGGAACTCTTAAATGCTAAAATGAGCAGAAAGCAGATTTCCGAATACTGTAAAATAAATGATGCCACAAAAGAAGTATTTGAAAAGGCGGTTGATGAACTGAAACTGTCGGTGAGAATGTATGATAAAATATTAAAAATATCGAGAACTATAGCCGATTTGGAAGATTCGGAAAGTATAGAAACGGAGCATCTTTTGGAGGCTTTGAATTACAGGAAGAAATAA
- the nusB gene encoding transcription antitermination factor NusB encodes MTRREIREEIFKLLFEKELIDNDIDKRINEVIEENKIKKEEQIDFLKSYVTEIVEKEEILVEEIKSILEGWTYERLGTLEKALLKIAFYEITIKNIGYEIAINEVLEIAKKYSYDDTKEFLNGILAQLVKKNSEK; translated from the coding sequence ATGACACGTAGGGAGATTAGAGAAGAAATATTTAAACTTCTTTTTGAAAAAGAGTTGATTGATAATGATATTGATAAGAGAATTAATGAAGTAATAGAAGAAAATAAAATAAAAAAAGAAGAACAGATAGATTTTTTAAAATCTTATGTCACGGAAATAGTCGAAAAAGAAGAAATTCTGGTGGAAGAAATAAAAAGTATACTGGAAGGCTGGACTTATGAAAGGTTGGGTACTCTTGAAAAAGCTTTGCTGAAAATAGCTTTTTATGAAATTACTATAAAAAATATCGGATACGAGATAGCGATAAATGAAGTTCTGGAAATTGCAAAAAAATATTCTTATGACGATACGAAAGAATTTCTAAACGGTATATTGGCACAGTTGGTTAAAAAGAATAGCGAAAAATGA
- the amaP gene encoding alkaline shock response membrane anchor protein AmaP, whose translation MIGILAFLARLSIIIGLAGAAFAGISDLIMKTDYLVTVDNTVNLGSVRVQIVLVLLAILYLVIFLLSYINKFTKYSQNKKVKTKTGEIEVSIKTINEVAKDFLSSQEIIKNSKVKSHPKGRAVVIEAVVDTYNVNNLSDKLLKIQEKLSEYVSNSTGITVKKSKVKLKKVLGETIVEKKIIEAPKEEIKVVKADIEKPTEEVKETVVSEVTAAEDKE comes from the coding sequence ATGATAGGAATATTAGCGTTTTTAGCAAGATTATCAATAATAATCGGACTTGCAGGAGCAGCTTTTGCGGGAATATCCGACTTGATAATGAAAACCGATTATCTGGTTACAGTTGATAATACGGTAAATTTGGGAAGTGTCAGAGTTCAGATAGTATTAGTATTACTGGCTATTCTTTATTTGGTTATATTTTTACTTTCGTATATAAATAAATTTACAAAATATTCCCAAAATAAAAAAGTTAAGACGAAAACGGGAGAAATAGAAGTAAGTATAAAAACAATAAATGAAGTAGCTAAAGATTTTTTGAGTTCTCAGGAAATAATAAAAAATTCCAAAGTGAAATCGCATCCGAAAGGACGTGCTGTAGTTATAGAAGCAGTTGTCGACACTTATAATGTAAATAATTTGAGCGACAAACTTCTTAAAATACAGGAAAAACTTTCGGAATATGTTTCAAATTCTACAGGAATTACTGTGAAGAAAAGTAAAGTAAAATTGAAAAAAGTTTTAGGTGAAACGATAGTCGAAAAGAAAATAATAGAAGCACCTAAGGAAGAAATAAAAGTTGTAAAAGCCGATATTGAAAAACCGACGGAAGAAGTAAAGGAAACGGTTGTTTCAGAAGTTACAGCAGCTGAAGATAAAGAATAA
- a CDS encoding Asp23/Gls24 family envelope stress response protein, whose amino-acid sequence MNELGNISISSDVVATIAESVITEIDGIYSLAGNAPKNEITKFFQSVSSGVNKGIDVEVGETECTLDLYIIAKLGYQLPALAGEIQTKVVKAITEMTGLKVQEVNVYIQKVVKDTNEEDVPKISASVETATEDSEQ is encoded by the coding sequence ATGAATGAATTAGGAAATATAAGTATATCATCGGATGTAGTGGCGACTATTGCTGAATCTGTGATAACTGAAATTGACGGAATATACAGCTTGGCAGGAAATGCTCCGAAAAACGAAATAACAAAATTTTTTCAAAGTGTTTCTTCAGGTGTAAATAAAGGTATCGATGTGGAAGTAGGAGAAACAGAATGTACTTTGGATTTGTATATTATTGCAAAATTGGGGTATCAGCTTCCGGCATTGGCAGGAGAAATACAGACAAAAGTAGTAAAAGCGATAACTGAAATGACAGGACTGAAAGTACAGGAAGTTAATGTTTATATACAGAAAGTAGTCAAAGATACTAATGAAGAAGATGTTCCGAAAATATCTGCATCTGTGGAAACTGCGACAGAGGATAGCGAACAGTAA
- the accC gene encoding acetyl-CoA carboxylase biotin carboxylase subunit: MFKKILIANRGEIAVRIIRAARELGIKTVAVYSEADADSLHVKLADEVVCIGPASSADSYLKIPNIISAAQITGSEAIHPGYGFLAENASFAKICAQNNIVFIGPKPELINMMGDKATARETAIKNKVPITKGSDGIVPDLDEAKKVAEWITYPVMIKATAGGGGKGMRIAHDEKELSENFIAAQNEAKAAFGNPDVYIEKYVEEPRHVEIQVIGDKFGNVVHLGERDCSIQRRHQKLIEEAPSAGIDAKTREKMGKFAAKLAKGIGYDSVGTLEFLVDKNMNFYFMEMNTRIQVEHTISEEITGVDLIKEQIKVAAGEKLSFSQKDIEISGHAIECRINAEDSENGFLPSSGTLEKYIPAGGIGVRVDSHSYQDYEIPPYYDSMIAKLVVKGKTREEAIKRMKRALKEFIIEGVDTTIPFHLKVLDNKEFNKGTIYTNFIETHFKDSLGK; the protein is encoded by the coding sequence ATGTTTAAGAAAATATTAATAGCAAATAGAGGAGAAATTGCAGTAAGAATTATAAGAGCAGCGAGAGAATTGGGGATAAAAACAGTTGCAGTGTACTCAGAAGCGGATGCCGATTCGTTACATGTAAAACTGGCAGATGAGGTAGTATGTATAGGACCTGCAAGCAGTGCGGACTCGTATTTGAAAATACCTAATATAATATCTGCAGCACAAATAACAGGAAGTGAGGCTATCCATCCCGGATACGGATTTTTAGCGGAAAATGCTTCTTTTGCAAAAATTTGTGCACAGAATAATATAGTATTTATAGGACCTAAGCCTGAGCTTATAAATATGATGGGAGATAAAGCTACTGCAAGGGAAACGGCTATAAAAAATAAAGTACCTATAACTAAAGGTTCGGACGGAATAGTTCCCGACTTGGACGAAGCTAAAAAAGTCGCCGAATGGATAACTTATCCGGTTATGATAAAAGCTACAGCCGGAGGGGGCGGAAAAGGGATGAGAATAGCTCATGACGAAAAAGAGCTCAGTGAGAACTTTATAGCTGCACAAAATGAAGCAAAAGCGGCTTTCGGGAATCCCGATGTTTATATAGAAAAATATGTTGAAGAGCCGAGACATGTGGAAATACAGGTTATAGGAGATAAGTTCGGAAATGTAGTTCATTTGGGAGAAAGAGACTGCTCGATTCAAAGAAGACACCAAAAACTCATAGAAGAAGCTCCTTCGGCAGGAATTGATGCTAAAACAAGAGAAAAAATGGGGAAATTTGCAGCAAAACTGGCTAAAGGAATAGGATATGACAGTGTAGGAACGTTGGAATTTCTTGTAGATAAAAATATGAATTTCTATTTTATGGAAATGAATACGAGAATACAGGTAGAGCATACAATAAGTGAGGAAATAACAGGAGTAGACCTGATAAAAGAGCAGATTAAAGTTGCTGCAGGAGAAAAATTAAGCTTTAGTCAAAAAGATATAGAAATAAGCGGTCACGCAATAGAATGCAGAATAAATGCCGAAGATTCGGAAAACGGATTTTTACCTTCGTCGGGAACTTTGGAAAAATATATTCCTGCGGGAGGAATAGGAGTAAGAGTGGATTCTCATTCTTATCAGGATTACGAAATCCCTCCTTATTATGATTCCATGATTGCAAAACTTGTAGTTAAAGGAAAAACAAGAGAAGAAGCTATAAAAAGAATGAAAAGGGCCTTGAAAGAATTTATAATTGAAGGAGTAGACACGACAATACCTTTTCACTTGAAAGTTCTTGATAACAAAGAATTTAATAAAGGAACAATATATACAAACTTTATAGAAACTCATTTTAAAGATTCGTTAGGAAAATAA
- a CDS encoding biotin/lipoyl-containing protein, with translation MELRDIKELMKILKKEEMAEMKVKYGKIKLVLTNSEVSSKEIPQNETKKIEVIEKLENSAKEEVIKSKNVGQILLEKLEKGMEVYKGMKLARIRTIGIDTDIKSQHNGILKEILISDQSNVDYAKPLFVIELL, from the coding sequence ATGGAGCTCAGAGATATAAAAGAGTTGATGAAGATATTGAAAAAAGAGGAAATGGCTGAAATGAAAGTCAAATACGGAAAAATAAAACTTGTTTTGACAAATTCCGAAGTTTCTTCAAAAGAAATACCGCAAAATGAAACTAAAAAAATTGAAGTAATTGAAAAACTAGAAAATTCAGCAAAAGAAGAAGTTATAAAATCAAAAAATGTCGGACAGATATTGTTGGAAAAACTTGAAAAAGGAATGGAAGTTTATAAAGGAATGAAACTTGCAAGAATAAGAACTATCGGGATAGACACGGATATTAAATCTCAGCATAACGGTATACTGAAAGAAATATTGATTTCCGATCAGTCCAATGTTGATTATGCGAAACCTTTATTCGTAATAGAATTATTATAA